TTCCGGAGTAGAACAGGAGAGGATCTCCAAGATTTAATAGAGGCAATTATCCTAATTTTTAAAGGCATGATTTGTAGAAGCCaaagaagaataaatttaatGTGTAATAGTCATAAATTTCTAGAAGAGATTATCAAAAGATGTTAGATAAAAAATAATCGTGAAAGACGATCGATCGGTGTCTCCTAAAATAAGCCGTGCCAAACTAGTCTCATTTACTATGTTGTTAGGTTTACAAGAATATTAAATCATTAGAGTGCTATAAAGAGAATATGTTTTGATTTTAGTGGGCCATACAGCAAAGCTTTTTCCcaaaatgtgttttcaaaatcCTGGAGATACCACAGGATGGCCCTGGATGATAGTAGAGGATTTTTAGCCAGTAACTTTCAGCCCCAAAAAAGTGCCCATTAAGAAGAGTGTTTTCAAGGAGAGATGTCAAAGTGTTCTGTAATTACTTATTTTGTTTACTAACGATGACTATAAAATGTAAAGAACATACTGATCAAATTGGCAGAGAGCAAAACGCAAACAATGGGAATGTTATCACAGGACTCCAAACCATCCCAACAAACTCAACAACGGGCTACAGTTAACCAAACGagactgaaaaaaacaaagtaaatttttGTGTATTCAGGGTCAAAATATCAATTCTCCAAATGCAAAGTAAGAgagaatgattttaattttttataataatttttatgttagtcaccatacagtatatccttagtttttgatgcaatgttccatgattcattatttgcgtgtaacacccagtgcaccatgcagtacgtgccctccttactacccatcaccggctcatcccattcccccacccccctcccctctgaagccctcagtttgagaGAATGATTTTAAAACAGTTTCTATGACCTAGGGGTCATAGCTGACAATGAGTTTGGGACCAAGAATATGGAGTGGCTGGGGAAAAAATCCAATTCCTCTCCAGACAACAAtagaaaagactgtcctttctgaTGGAGGGGACAGTCACACTACAATGCAGTGAGCCAGACTGCATTAAAGTCAGGTTCGGTGCTGGCACCCCTCGTCAAGGGGGCATCCATAAGTTCATCTTCATTTGAAGAGAGGCACGCAGGGTGGTAAGGAGCCAGGAGCAAGCCAAGGGAGGGCAAGGCTTAGAGGAATGACCCACGGTCCTCAGATTTTGCGATAGATTTATTCTCTGTAGCACATGGAAAGCAAAACTCAGATCAATTAAACAACAGTGACTTCTTCCTAGCAGAAGAAAGAGCTCTATAAGAATTTAAGCTCTCAAAACTCCTGTGGCCGCTTGTGCAGGCAAGTTAGGCAGCCACCTCTGTCGGCCGTGACTGGAAAATCAAGACTCCATGATCCTCCATCCGTGGTGGCACAGAGGACACTCCGGGATTTGTCAGGGGGTTGGACTTGTCAGCTGGTCAGTTTTCTTCTACCTCTAGGATTCTACGCCTCTAATCACTTTTCACCATTTTCTCTGTTTGGTCTATCATTATTTCTTAGTTCTCAACTCATTTTATTTGTAGTCCACCATTAGAATGTACACTTTTTAGCTAAGTGTTGCACATAGGCACAGAcctttgtttgtttgaagattttatgtatgtatttgagagagagagagtgcaccagtggaggggagaggcagagggagaggcatggggggctcgatcccagggtcctggtatcatgacctgagctgaaggcagacgcttaactgattgagccaccaggtgcccaggCATAGACTTTAAAGTCTGTTTCCCTCCAGTTCTTGGCTTTAGATGTCTGCAGTGTTGCATTTGCTCCATTCTTGGTTCCTACTAATCCGAGTGGCAGGAGCCCGAACCACTTAAGAGCTGGTGGGGAAAATACCCAGCCTCCCCACAGGGCTTTGAAAGCAAGGGAACATAGTGGTAGCTGTTGGAAAGAGCAGGACAGTAGCATGTGAGCGAACAGTGAGAGCCTTCCAtctttccctcttctgtctgCTTTTAGGCTGCTCATGCCATGGGCCTCATGGGACAGAATGTGAAAACAAAAGAGATTTGTGagatgtatattttaaaagacccAGATATGAATCATAACACAAGTCCTTTCATATTTTAATGTACACATTCTAATCCCTAAATTAAGGCTGTTGGTGCCTGGCTGTTACCATCCTCCAGTGGCAGGAAGAGATGATGTATAGAACAGCAGAGCGGAGCTACTCAGTACCGTTGGTCCACATAACCCTACGGAGATGCACACATGTGTGTTCTGGTGTAACCAAGaagtttcttctctgtttccaaatattttgccaAAATTTTCAGTTCTTATGAGTCATGACTCTAGAACTATTATGACGAATATAAGTTAACAACTACTTAATacaagtttttgaaaaaaaatgtattttccaataATCATAGCATCTGGAGGTCCAGCAtggtacacacatacacactcagcAAATGCAGTGATGCAGTTTGAATCAATGACCCTCATCCTAGCTATTTGGGCACTGTAGGGCCATCAGATGTGGGCTGcctcatatacatatatatataggtaGGAACATCCTCTTCTTGGTGCTCCCACTCATTCCTACACTTCTCCCCCAAAAAAGAGCTTTGGAAAAATAAGTTATGGTTCACAGTGCTAAAGACTTGACCTAAAATATCCTTGAGTGTCTCTTGTAATCCTATCCCTACGGAGCCCAAATTCCAGAGAGAGGTCCGGGCTCAGATTTGCTCAGGTTCAGTCCTGAGTTTGGGAATAGAACATGATTTAATGCCAGGACTGAAGACAAGGCCCAAGATGCCCGATTTCTCCTCCAGCAGGAGAGACGGGCCCAGGGAAGATGCCAGGCTCCACGCGAGCATGCCCGAAGGAGACCTCGCCTGGAACAGCTAGGACTGCATCCAGCAACTGGTCAGCTGAGTGGAAGGCAGTGAAAGAAATGCAGCTTTTAATTAGTGAGCAGGGAGACACATAATCACTGAGAGAAACCCAAGAGTAAACTAGTTTACTGCTTACAACAGACACTGGCTCATTTGTCTGGCAAGGAAAGGAAACATAAACTTACGCAGCATTCAGAAGTCATACGGACCATCCTTTCTCTCAGGGCTGCCATACGGGGGTGTGGGGAAAGGGTGGGGCTGGCCCTCATGCTTCTCAAATTAGGTGGCAAGGTGAGCCCACAGAGGGGGAAACGTCTGACTTCCACCCCAGTCAACAGAGTCCCCGGTCCTTCCTAACACTGCTGTCTCTTCAGTGGCACCcaaccctctcccaccccccttccaCTCCTTGGCCCCACGACTAGGGGCCACAGCCGTGCTTGTCTTCCTCTCGGACCTCCTGGGGTGCTGAGGGATCCTCCGCAGAGGAGGCGGGAGGCTGCTCTTGGGCCTTGCCAAGGAAGGGCCCCGCTCCTGGTCCGGCGGCTTCAGGCAGCTGGGAGACACCTGGAGAAGGTTGCCTGCTCATGGCCGGGGCGAAGGGGGCTGGGAACAGCTCCGGGAAGTAGCCATCCCCTCCGGGGGGGTGCCCCAGGGCTTGCGGACAGAAGGGACCAGGGAAAGGCAGTTCTGGCAAGCAAGGGTCATTCCAGGGGACTGTACCTGTGGGGTCAAAGAGTGCAGGAAAGCTTAGACAGGATTAAGGGTACCACCACACTGAACATACTCCGTGGCAgacacccctcctcctcccacagaaACACAGTTTAGGAACCCAGTGCCAGTGCGGGGGGAGTACCAGGGGCAGGAGCTCCCCACAGACCCGGCAAGCTCCTGACTCGAGCTTCCGTGGTTTGGTAACATCGACACAGAGTGGCCTGTGGGTCAGGCCAGTGTCCCCTCGCACgggcagcagggaggctgatggACTGCGCAcgtctttccttcccttctactGGAATTGTCTTACTACGATGGTTTTGTCTAGAGTTCAGAGGTCCAGGTGGCCTGTCAGAATGCTCAGATCAGCTGCCATTTACTCTGTGTTTTCCTCATACTGTTTTTCCCTCCTATTGTTCCTAACCCTCAGCAAATCCCTCCCTGGTAGAGAAatactattcccattttagagtccagaaaactgagactcagcaAAGCCGAGAACAGCTGGGCTGGACTTCAAACTTCAGTTTTCCTAACTCCAAAGCTCTCACTCTGCTGTGCAGCTCCCCAGAGACCTGAAGAGTTTCGTAAAGCCAAGCAGGGGCACGGAAAGGTGATTCGCTCACCACCTTGCTGTTCAGCCAGTGAGGCTCCCTGTCCCTTCTCACCTTCGTCTGTCACCATGGGCACCTTCTCTTCAAGCCCCAACTCACCCACGTTCCCAGAAGGTGGCTGCAGCACCATCTGTCCTGATGGGGGGCCGGGGAAGTAGCCCTGAGACGGACCCGCACTGGGGCCATAAGGTGATGTGAAGAGGGAGTCGTCTGACAGTGGAGGCATCAGGGACTGGGgcgtggggaaggggaagggatgCAGGTAGGAAAACTGGGGTTGAGGCTGTTGGTAAAGCTGGCTCTGTGGAGCCTGGGAGAACAGGAATGGTCCTGACTGGGGGCTCTGCTGGTAATCCGGGGGTTCCAGTTCTTCCAAGTATGAACAGGTGGATGGGGGGGTGATGCTGGAGGGGGGGACAAAAGAGTATTTTGTGAGGCTCAGGAGTAGCTTCCTCATTGTGGCCACACAGTAGGTGAGACCCTCCCCATCTCCATGACCCCAGacttgtctcttcctcttctttctcttcctgttcctgGCTTCTCACCCTCATTCCTACGTTGTTGCTATAATAGTCTAGATCTTTCCCACTTCAAATCTACTTATGCTTTTAATCCTCATCACAATTAAGACTCCTTGCTTCTCTCAGCTaaccccccaccctgctccatCCGTCTTTTCTCCTTCTATACCCTTCCAAGATAACTCACGTGGCcacccccatcaggctccatacCTGGTCCCCCAGGAGCCACAGGGGCCCTCTTTGTGGCTGCTGTCACTGCCAGGAGTATCCAGCAGCAGGGGCATCACTTGGGAGGTCGGGACAGGGCCCAGGGGAAAAGGAAGGTTGACTCTTCGAACAGGTGGGGGGCTGAAGAGTGGTGGAGTCACTGCCACCCTTTGAGTATTCTCACTCTGTTGACTTGGGGCCAGAGTCTGGTCAGAGGTCAGCAGCATAGGGGTCTCTAGGAACCAAAGTCAAAGAGGGGTTACAAATGTAAGAAAATGGGGAGGCAGATTTGGGATTATGGATGGTGGAAGTGTGCCATGCCCAGGTCCCCTTGAATAGGCTCCACTGGACCAAAACACTAGAGGGCACTGGCCTCTACCTCccccatctatctatctagaaAGGACTCTGTCTTTCCAGCTTCCATTTCCCCTCACATAACCCTCAGGAGGTGGTCAGCTTACCTGTAAGAATATCCAGAGGGGGCTCCTGAGGGAAGGTTccaggctctggggccagggGCATAGTAGGTGGCAGCTCAGTTGCAGagctggaggcaggcagggggaacaCCGTAGCCCTAGTGTCCCTAGATTTAGACCAGGGCTTCAGTGCAGGGAAAGGACACCAGAGTCCCAGACACTGCCTTCCTACAAGACAATGGCAACTTCCCAACACCCTCTATCCAAAGTCTTTCTAAATATCAGCCAAAAACTCCAGCCCTCATGGCCAACTTTCCAACACTCTCTCCTTCTAGACCCCAGGAGCCCAACTTCCTACCTGTGGGGATGAGATCCAGGAAGAGGAGAAATTCTACCTGCACTGACTGctggcaggggtaggggcagggtCTGTAGGACTGCCCTTGTCctccttcccattcagtttctCCACTTTTCGCCACTTTGCCCGGCGATTCTGGAACCACACCTGTAGGAGGGAGACCCTTGAAGAGTTCCAGAAGCTTGGCAGAGACTAAGATTCGGGCTCTGATTGTCGCACGATGAGCTGGGTAACTTTAGGAGGTCACTTTACCACTTTGCTTCAGACGCCTTTCTCTGCAAGAGTGGTTTTATGAAAAGATTCATCTAGATAGCTCTGAGGTATTTTCCTCCTCTAATCTGAGGTGATAGCAACATGGAAATAGGCAGGAACATGGCCAGATCTAAGACCTAACCTCAGCCCCTAAAGGGAGATGCTG
The sequence above is a segment of the Ursus arctos isolate Adak ecotype North America unplaced genomic scaffold, UrsArc2.0 scaffold_3, whole genome shotgun sequence genome. Coding sequences within it:
- the NOBOX gene encoding homeobox protein NOBOX, which encodes MCPPTLLPHTTSWPVLVPTLSSDACQEAGGKPLAPGPEKELLQSPAPHTRDARSEELPPSRRVTGEKPSSEAPGEPAGVDTGRASQPSVSGTLHKDTVMAPPRPQPPGEGCSFPVREAKPGKRSHSPASSKQKMPSVGGLASASSPGAINSAHATHNLVPCGSGRGPCHLANLLSTLAQNRQNTDQKRTPEVTCQVRKKTRTLYRSDQLEELEKIFQEDHYPDSDKRREIAQTVGVTPQRIMVKGVLQRVSGWRRNHQLECLRSTASAQHLPLGAEVWFQNRRAKWRKVEKLNGKEDKGSPTDPAPTPASSQCSSATELPPTMPLAPEPGTFPQEPPLDILTETPMLLTSDQTLAPSQQSENTQRVAVTPPLFSPPPVRRVNLPFPLGPVPTSQVMPLLLDTPGSDSSHKEGPCGSWGTSITPPSTCSYLEELEPPDYQQSPQSGPFLFSQAPQSQLYQQPQPQFSYLHPFPFPTPQSLMPPLSDDSLFTSPYGPSAGPSQGYFPGPPSGQMVLQPPSGNVGTVPWNDPCLPELPFPGPFCPQALGHPPGGDGYFPELFPAPFAPAMSRQPSPGVSQLPEAAGPGAGPFLGKAQEQPPASSAEDPSAPQEVREEDKHGCGP